The following proteins are co-located in the Rhea pennata isolate bPtePen1 chromosome 2, bPtePen1.pri, whole genome shotgun sequence genome:
- the WIPF3 gene encoding WAS/WASL-interacting protein family member 3 isoform X1, translated as MPVPPPPPPPPPPPPPPPPPSGGPPPPPPLTSSELPKLQKEEQKARSALLADIQQGTRLRKVTQINDRSAPQIEKSKGSNRDGVNSAINKGGSQHPLGGLFAGGFPVLRPAGQRDMPAGRVGQLPGIRAAPPKTAAPPNSAAKAGSNPAHLSDGPKTAALPEPPGSLRAAAARPGLPAPPPPPPAASKPSLTFPPPPPLPPPAERPCKGIVPGPTPPPPPPQADKPGKLQAATSHPPPPPPPLPSVPPCGFPGRTTDFSALPSPLPEIRDYPLPTPPPLPPPLPTTHSQTPSRLSFPPSPAFNSAMSSGDVPPPLPPKSPHLLSHLHKPHIQSLPLPPTPTLPQPVVVVETRKKRPGRGGGTGAGKLMTPPQPPARSPTTELTSKSGVLAWTTVHDPYSHLKNGNMHIIDDFESKFTFHSVEDFPPPDEFKPFQKIYPSKIARDSSSLRKVGRKSFGDD; from the exons ATGCCTGTAccgccaccaccgccgccgccaccacctcctcctcctccaccaccaccaccttctgGAGGgcctcctccaccaccacctctg ACAAGTTCAGAACTACCAAAATtgcaaaaggaagagcaaaaagCACGAAGTGCGTTGTTAGCTGATATCCAGCAAGGGACTCGCTTAAGGAAAGTAACTCAAATCAATGACCGAAGTGCACCACAGATTGAAA AATCCAAAGGAAGTAACAGAGATGGAGTTAATTCAGCCATTAACAAAGGTGGTTCTCAGCATCCTCTGGGGGGCTTATTTGCTGGTGGCTTTCCTGTTCTCAGACCAGCAGGCCAGAGAGACATGCCAG CTGGGAGGGTTGGACAGCTTCCTGGGATCCGAGCAGCGCCTCCCAAGACTGCAGCCCCACCAAACAGCGCGGCCAAGGCGGGCAGTAACCCGGCGCATCTGTCGGATGGTCCAAAGACAGCTGCCCTGCCAGAGCCACCCGGCAGCTtgcgggccgccgcggcccggcccggcctgcctgctcctcctccaCCGCCTCCTGCTGCCAGCAAACCTTCCCTCACTTTCcctcctccaccacctctcCCCCCTCCAGCGGAAAGGCCTTGCAAGGGGATAGTGCCCGGCCCcacgccgccgccccctcctccGCAGGCTGACAAACCCGGGAAGCTTCAAGCAGCCACTTCGCACCCACCTCCGCCCCCTCCTCCCTTGCCCTCCGTGCCCCCCTGTGGATTTCCAGGCAGGACAACTGActtctctgctctcccttcccctctaCCTGAAATAAGAGATTATCCGCTGCCCACAccgcccccgctgccgccccctcTGCCCACCACGCATTCCCAGACCCCAAGCCGGCTCTCCTTCCCGCCCTCCCCGGCCTTTAACAGTGCTATGAGCAGTGGTGACGTGCCCCCTCCACTGCCCCCCAAGTCTCCACACTTGCTGTCGCACTTGCATAAGCCTCATATTCAGTCactccctcttcctcccacccccaccctCCCTCAgccagtggtggtggtggagacCAGGAAGAAGAGACCAGGCCGAGGCGGAG gaaCTGGTGCTGGGAAGCTAATGACCCCTCCACAGCCACCAGCAAGATCACCAACAACTGAACTTACAAGCAAGTCTGGAGTCTTAGCCTGGACAACAGTTCATGACCCTTATTCACaccttaaaaatggaaatatgcATATCATTG ATGACTTTGAATCTAAATTTACCTTCCATTCTGTGGAAGATTTCCCCCCACCTGATGAATTCAAgccatttcagaaaatttatCCCAGCAAGATAGCTAGAG ATTCGAGTTCCCTACGCAAGGTGGGCAGGAAGTCCTTTGGGGATGACTGA
- the WIPF3 gene encoding WAS/WASL-interacting protein family member 3 isoform X2 — MPVPPPPPPPPPPPPPPPPPSGGPPPPPPLTSSELPKLQKEEQKARSALLADIQQGTRLRKVTQINDRSAPQIEKSKGSNRDGVNSAINKGGSQHPLGGLFAGGFPVLRPAGQRDMPAGRVGQLPGIRAAPPKTAAPPNSAAKAGSNPAHLSDGPKTAALPEPPGSLRAAAARPGLPAPPPPPPAASKPSLTFPPPPPLPPPAERPCKGIVPGPTPPPPPPQADKPGKLQAATSHPPPPPPPLPSVPPCGFPGRTTDFSALPSPLPEIRDYPLPTPPPLPPPLPTTHSQTPSRLSFPPSPAFNSAMSSGDVPPPLPPKSPHLLSHLHKPHIQSLPLPPTPTLPQPVVVVETRKKRPGRGGGTGAGKLMTPPQPPARSPTTELTSKSGVLAWTTVHDPYSHLKNGNMHIIDDFESKFTFHSVEDFPPPDEFKPFQKIYPSKIARDPSKNLPLRTHVR; from the exons ATGCCTGTAccgccaccaccgccgccgccaccacctcctcctcctccaccaccaccaccttctgGAGGgcctcctccaccaccacctctg ACAAGTTCAGAACTACCAAAATtgcaaaaggaagagcaaaaagCACGAAGTGCGTTGTTAGCTGATATCCAGCAAGGGACTCGCTTAAGGAAAGTAACTCAAATCAATGACCGAAGTGCACCACAGATTGAAA AATCCAAAGGAAGTAACAGAGATGGAGTTAATTCAGCCATTAACAAAGGTGGTTCTCAGCATCCTCTGGGGGGCTTATTTGCTGGTGGCTTTCCTGTTCTCAGACCAGCAGGCCAGAGAGACATGCCAG CTGGGAGGGTTGGACAGCTTCCTGGGATCCGAGCAGCGCCTCCCAAGACTGCAGCCCCACCAAACAGCGCGGCCAAGGCGGGCAGTAACCCGGCGCATCTGTCGGATGGTCCAAAGACAGCTGCCCTGCCAGAGCCACCCGGCAGCTtgcgggccgccgcggcccggcccggcctgcctgctcctcctccaCCGCCTCCTGCTGCCAGCAAACCTTCCCTCACTTTCcctcctccaccacctctcCCCCCTCCAGCGGAAAGGCCTTGCAAGGGGATAGTGCCCGGCCCcacgccgccgccccctcctccGCAGGCTGACAAACCCGGGAAGCTTCAAGCAGCCACTTCGCACCCACCTCCGCCCCCTCCTCCCTTGCCCTCCGTGCCCCCCTGTGGATTTCCAGGCAGGACAACTGActtctctgctctcccttcccctctaCCTGAAATAAGAGATTATCCGCTGCCCACAccgcccccgctgccgccccctcTGCCCACCACGCATTCCCAGACCCCAAGCCGGCTCTCCTTCCCGCCCTCCCCGGCCTTTAACAGTGCTATGAGCAGTGGTGACGTGCCCCCTCCACTGCCCCCCAAGTCTCCACACTTGCTGTCGCACTTGCATAAGCCTCATATTCAGTCactccctcttcctcccacccccaccctCCCTCAgccagtggtggtggtggagacCAGGAAGAAGAGACCAGGCCGAGGCGGAG gaaCTGGTGCTGGGAAGCTAATGACCCCTCCACAGCCACCAGCAAGATCACCAACAACTGAACTTACAAGCAAGTCTGGAGTCTTAGCCTGGACAACAGTTCATGACCCTTATTCACaccttaaaaatggaaatatgcATATCATTG ATGACTTTGAATCTAAATTTACCTTCCATTCTGTGGAAGATTTCCCCCCACCTGATGAATTCAAgccatttcagaaaatttatCCCAGCAAGATAGCTAGAG ATCCTTCTAAAAATCTTCCATTAAGAACACATGTGAGATGA